Proteins encoded in a region of the Salminus brasiliensis chromosome 2, fSalBra1.hap2, whole genome shotgun sequence genome:
- the LOC140550129 gene encoding uncharacterized protein, which yields MSVCVENQGRQFVKAVSPSLKKGIIALNDLTISLLDMDKDSVAKSDSKSFRKIRSAIISAKQNLEEAELAARRELQMVDECYENLMIRKGNLSRQHESTKARLQDLKHQQKSNKATLDVYRAGKETAMGRLREARDVLWHQKRKVEEAESLWEAGIGITVIPIFGWIAGPIMITAAESNIENASYGVQEAERIVDGFESQVRDFSRAVSDCQRRIEQTCNEISKTEDKLRQIAWNIEEVLMQRRVIADFQVKTRNSVKVLGCLAGTSSVAEIQTRCFVLLEAMIKLMQNFVKLVEGIREDRLLRDEGIKALITNLQVNYIKMQAITWPSDTTTIEDYI from the exons ATGTCGGTCTGTGTGGAGAATCAGGGGAGGCAGTTTGTGAAGGCTGTGAGTCCTTCACTTAAGAAAGGAATTATTGCTCTCAATGATTTAACCATCAGCCTCTTAGATATGGATAAAGACAGTGTGGCCAAAAGTGACTCCAAATCATTCAGGAAAATTCGAAGTGCCATAATTAGCGCAAAGCAGAACCTGGAGGAGGCTGAATTAGCTGCACGCAGGGAACTTCAGATGGTAGATGAATGCTATGAAAACTTAATGATTAGAAAAGGGAATCTGTCTAGACAGCATGAAAGTACAAAAGCTAGACTGCAAGATTTGAAACATCAGCAAAAAAGCAACAAAGCCACTTTAGATGTGTACAGAGCAGGGAAAGAAACTGCAATGGGTCGGCTTAGAGAAGCACGAGACGTGCTTTGGCACCAGAAGAGGAAAGTGGAAGAGGCAGAGAGTCTATGGGAGGCTGGAATTGGGATAACAGTTATTCCCATTTTTGGATGGATTGCTG GTCCGATTATGATCACAGCAGCTGAAAGCAACATTGAAAATGCAAGTTACGGAGTTCAGGAGGCAGAGAGAATCGTCGATGGCTTTGAATCCCAGGTCAGAGATTTCAGCAGGGCAGTGTCCGACTGTCAAAGAAGAATTGAACAGACTTGCAATGAGATTTCAAAGACAGAGGATAAGTTGAGGCAGATAGCCTGGAACATTGAAGAGGTTCTAATGCAGAGAAGGGTGATTGCTGACTTCCAGGTGAAAACGAGGAACTCTGTCAAGGTTCTTGGCTGTCTTGCTGGCACGTCAAGTGTGGCAGAGATCCAAACCCGCTGCTTTGTGTTGCTGGAGGCGATGATAAAGTTGATGCAGAATTTTGTCAAGTTAGTGGAAGGCATTCGAGAAGATCGACTTCTGCGGGATGAAGGCATTAAGGCCCTCATAACAAACCTGCAGGTCAATTACATCAAAATGCAGGCCATCACTTGGCCTTCTGATACCACCACCATTGAAGATTACATATAA